The Acidovorax sp. RAC01 genomic sequence TGGTGCCATTGAGCCCCAGCTTGCGCCACCAGATGCCCAGGCCGTTGACCACGCCCGGCCGCGCGCGGCGCGACACGGTGGCGTGGCACAGGTAGCTGCCGCGGTCGTTGAAGACGCGCACCACCGCGTCGTTGGCAATGCCGCGCGCTTCGGCGTCGTCGGGGTGCATCTCCAGCACCGGGCGGCCCTCGATGTCGCGCAGGCTTTGCACGTTCACGAAGGTCGAGTTCAAAAAGTTGCGCGCGGGCGGCGAGATCATGGCCAGCGGGTGGCGCGCGCTGGTGCCCGCGAGTTCGTAATTGGACAGATGGTCGGGCAGGCCGTCCAGCCCTTGCGCCGCCAGGCGGGCGCTGAAGAATTCGCACTTGCCGGAAGGCGTAGGGAAGTGGCCTTCGGCAAACGGTGCATCGGGCACGGCCAGCGTGGCAAAGCCCTGGCTTTCGAGCAGCGCGTAGTCCACCGCATCGCCAAAGGCCTGGCGGCACAGGGCTTCGTCGCTGTCGGCAAAACAGGGCTCGGTGTAGCCCATGCGCGCCGCCAGGTCGCGGAAGATCTGCGCGTTGCTGCGCGCCTGCCCCACGGGCGCCACGGCCGGGCGGTTGAGCACCACGTCGGTGTGGCCGTAGCTCAGGTGCACATCCCAGTGCTCCAGCTGCGTGGTGGCGGGCAGGATGTAGTCGGCGTAATCCGCAGTGTCGGTCTGGAAGTGCTCGAGCACCACGGTGAACAGGTCTTCGCGCGCAAAGCCCTGCACCACCTTGCCCGAGTCGGGCGCCACGGCCACCGGGTTGCTGTTGTAGACCACGATGGCCTCCACCTTGGGGCCAAACGCGGGTGAGGCCTCGCGCAGCAGGTCGTCGCCAATGGTGGACATGTTGATGGTGCGCGGCGTTTTGGCGGGCATCAGGTCGGGCCGCTGCAGTACGGCGCGTTGCGCGGGGAACTGCCCCGAGCTGGACAGCAGCATCCCGCCTGCGCGGTGGCGCCAGGCGCCGGTCAGCGCAGGCAGGCAGGCCACGGCGCGCACGGCATTGCCGCCGCCGCGCACACGCTGCATGCCGTAGTTCAGGCGGATGGCGGCGGGCTTTGTGGTGCCGTAGTCCCTGGCGAGCTGGCGGATCTGTTCCACCGGAATACCGCACACCTCGGCCGCGCGCTCGGGCGGCCATTGCAGGGCCCGTTCGCGCAGCGTCTCCCATCCCAGCGTGTGGCGGGCGATGTAGTCGTGGTCCAGCCAGTTGTTCACGATCAGCTCGTGCATCAGCGCCAGGGCCAGCGCGGCGTCGGTGCCGGGGCGCAGGGCAATGTGCTCGTGGCACTTGTCGGCCGTCTC encodes the following:
- a CDS encoding molybdopterin-containing oxidoreductase family protein — translated: MTTTFVVNDGAFVSRSVRGACPHDCPDTCALITTVENGVATRVQGNPDHLHTGGVLCAKVSKYTKRTYHPERLLTPMKRSGPKGSGQFTPVSWDEALGDIAARLAAIAQRAPEAILPYSYAGTMGMVQGESMDRRFFHQLGASQLDRTICASAGAEALVQTLGGKVGMKVEFFAESKLIIIWGSNSIGSNLHFWRFAQQAKRDGARLVCIDPRKSETADKCHEHIALRPGTDAALALALMHELIVNNWLDHDYIARHTLGWETLRERALQWPPERAAEVCGIPVEQIRQLARDYGTTKPAAIRLNYGMQRVRGGGNAVRAVACLPALTGAWRHRAGGMLLSSSGQFPAQRAVLQRPDLMPAKTPRTINMSTIGDDLLREASPAFGPKVEAIVVYNSNPVAVAPDSGKVVQGFAREDLFTVVLEHFQTDTADYADYILPATTQLEHWDVHLSYGHTDVVLNRPAVAPVGQARSNAQIFRDLAARMGYTEPCFADSDEALCRQAFGDAVDYALLESQGFATLAVPDAPFAEGHFPTPSGKCEFFSARLAAQGLDGLPDHLSNYELAGTSARHPLAMISPPARNFLNSTFVNVQSLRDIEGRPVLEMHPDDAEARGIANDAVVRVFNDRGSYLCHATVSRRARPGVVNGLGIWWRKLGLNGTNVNEVTSQALTDLGRAPTFYDCLVEVEACNTPAAAHATA